The nucleotide window gcagcggcggcgggggtgcTGTAATACCCGTGTTAGCTTCCTCGCTATGCCAGCAAACGACCGGGTCCTCTACGCCGTGAAACTCGAGGGACCATATTCTGAGGGTGAATAACGTACGCAACGATGTAGGCGCCACCAGCGATGGTTCGCTTGCAGGACTTGCAATTCCAGATGCCAGTGgagtggcggcggacggtggTCTTGCCGCAGAAGGTGCAGGTGTACTTGGCGTGCTGCGTGATCTCCATCTTCTTGACCTGCTTACGCAGGGAGGCACCATAGCTGTAAAGGAAGATGACATTAGTCTCTTGCGAGTGTGATTCTGAGCCCGCTGGCTGCATCGGTCATCGCTCTCGATCGGGTGGTCTGTTCCAACAGGTGTGCGTCTCAATGGTTCGAAAAGCGGCAACGACGGGCGTCATGTTTACAGCGG belongs to Purpureocillium takamizusanense chromosome 1, complete sequence and includes:
- the RPL43 gene encoding 60S ribosomal protein L43 (COG:J~EggNog:ENOG503P404) — its product is MTKRTKKVGVTGKYGTRYGASLRKQVKKMEITQHAKYTCTFCGKTTVRRHSTGIWNCKSCKRTIAGGAYIVATPAAAAMRSTLRRLREIAEV